The Myxococcales bacterium region GGTTTCGCCGGAGCAGCGTCTCGGCGGTTTCTGGCCGATACGCGACGCCGCGGAGCGCCAGCGGGATGAGCACCACGATGATGAGCGCGTTGAAGATGACGGCGCTCATGATGGCGCTCGCGGGCGTGGCGAGGCGCATGACGTTCAGGGCGCCCAGCTCGGGAACGGTGACGGCGAAGGCCGCGGGAATGATGGCGAAGTACTTGGCGATGTCGTTGGCGATGCTGAAGGTCGTGAGCGCGCCGCGCGTCATGAGCATCTGCTTGCCGATCTCGACGATCTCGATGAGCTTGGTCGGGTTCGAGTCGAGGTCGACCATGTTGCCGGCTTCTTTCGCGGCTTGCGTGCCCGAGCTCATGGCTACCGCCACGTCGGCTTGCGCCAGCGCCGGCGCGTCGTTGGTGCCGTCGCCGGTCATCGCCACGAGGCGCCCCGTGGCTTGATGTTGACGAATGAGCGCGAGCTTCGCCTCCGGCGTCGCCTGCGCGAGGAAGTCGTCGACGCCAGCCTCGGCGGCGATGGCGGCGGCCGTGAGCGGGTTGTCGCCCGTGATCATCACCGTCTTGATGCCCATGCGCCTTAGCTCGACGAAACGCTCCTTGATGCCGCCCTTGACGATGTCCTTCAGCTCGATGACGCCGAGGACGCGCGCGCCATCGGCGACGACGAGCGGCGTGGCGCCCTTCTTGGCGACGTCGCGAACGGCGGCGCGGACCGCTTCATGGAACTCGCCGCCAAGCTTTGTGACGTAGGCAAGGACAGCGTCCGAAGCGCCTTTCCTCACCTCGCGGCCGGCCACGTCGACCCCGCTCATGCGCGTCTGCGCGGTGAACGGAATAAACTCGCCGCCGAGCGCCCGAAGCGACCGCTCCTCGAGCCCATGTTTCTCACGAGCCAGCGCGACGACGCTCCGCCCTTCCGGCGTCTCGTCGGCCAACGACGCGAGCTGCGCCGCCTCGGCGAGCGCGGCGACGGTGACGCCCGGCGCCGGATGAAAGGCCGTCGCCTGCCGGTTTCCGTGCGTGATGGTGCCGGTCTTGTCGAGCAAGAGCACGTCGACGTCGCCGGCCGCTTCGACGGCGCGGCCCGAGGTGGCGATGACGTTCGCCTGAATCATGCGATCCATGCCGGCGATGCCGATGGCCGAGAGCAGCCCGCCGATGGTCGTCGGGATGAGGCACACCAAGAGCGCCACGAGCACGGTGAGGGTCACCGGTTGACCGGCTCCCTGCGCCTTCACGGTGAAGATCGAAAACGGCAGGAGCGTCACCGTCGCGAGGAGGAAGACGATGGTGAGCGCCGCGAGGAGGATCGAGAGCGCGATCTCGTTGGGCGTTCGCCTCCGCTTCGCGCCCTCGACCATGGCGATCATGCGATCGAGGAAGGTGTCGCCGGGGTTCGCCGACGCCCGCACGATGATCCAGTCGGAGAGGACGCGCGTGCCCGCGACGACGGCGCTTCGATCACCGCCGGCCTCGCGAATGACGGGCGCGCTCTCGCCGGTGATGGCCGCCTCGTTGACGCTCGCGGCGCCCGCGGCGATCTCGCCGTCGCAGGGAATGTCGTCGCCGGCCTCGATGAGCACGACGTCACCGCGCCGCAGCGCCGCCGACGAGACGGTCTCCCAGGTAAGCCGAGGCCGCGGATCTTTGTCCTCCGCGAGCGACGAGGCGTCCGCCGACAAGTCTGGGCTCGTGACCTTCTTTGCCGGCGTGTCTTTGCGCGCGCCGCGCAGGGCGTCAGCCTGGGCCTTGCCACGACCTTCGGCCATCGCCTCGGCGAAGTTCGCGAAGAGAACCGTGAACCAGAGCCACAGGCTCACGGCGAGGATGAATCCCGCCGGCGCCTCGCCGGTGCCAACGGCCGCTTGAACGAAGAGCGCCGTCGTCAGGACGCTCCCCACGAGGACGACGAACATGACCGGGTTTCGCACCTGGTGACGCGGGTCGAGCTTGCGGAACGAATCGACGACGGCGCGCCGAACGATGGGCCCGTCGAAGAGCTTTCGCGGCGCCTTTGAGGTGGCGCTTGCGGTGGAGGCGGAGGAGGCCATCAGTGTGCTCCGAGCTTGAGATGCGCCGCGACGGGGCCGAGCGCGAGCGCCGGGATGAACGTGAGCGCGCCGACCACGAGCACGGTGAAGACCAAGAGCGCGCCAAAGAGCCACGTGTGCGTCGGCAGCGTGCCGCTCGTGGTGGGCACGATCTTCTTTTTGGCGAGCGACGCCGCGAGCGCCAAGGTCGGGACGATGAGCCAGTAGCGGGCCCCGAACATCAAGAGGCCCAGGACGACGTTGTAGAACGGCGTGTTGGCGGAGAGGCCCGCGAAGGCGCTCCCGTTGTTGTTGCCCGCGGAAGACGCCGCGTAGAGGATCTCGCTGAAGCCGTGCGCGCCTGGGTTTAGGACTCCCTTTTGGCCCGCCTCGGTCACGCTGGCCACGGCGGCGCCGAGGAGCACGAGCACCGGCGGAATCAAGACGACGAGCGACGCCATCTTCATCTCGTAGGGTTCGATCTTCTTGCCCAGGTACTCGGGGGTGCGGCCAACCATCAGCCCGGCGACGAAGACGGCAACGACGGCGAAGACGAGCATGCCGTAGAGGCCCGACCCCACGCCGCCAAAGACCACCTCGCCGAGCTGCATCAAGACCATCGGGGCGAGGCCCCCGAGCGGCGTGAAGGAGTCGTGCATGGAGTTCACAGAGCCGTTGGACGCGGCCGTCGTGGCCGTCGCCCACAGGGCCGAGCCCGTCACGCCGAAGCGGAGCTCCTTGCCTTCCATGTTGCCTCCGGCCTGAAGCGCGGAGGCCGCCTGATCGATCGAGAGCCCGAGGCTGGGCGCGGAGAGCGCGGCGTTCGGGCCTTGCTCGGCCCAAAGGCAGAGCGCGAGGAACGGAACGAAGAGCGCGAACATCGCCGAGAGGATCACGAGGCCCTGGCGCCGATCGCCGACCATCTTTCCGAACGTCACGCACAAGGCGGCGGGAACCAGGAGAATCGAGAGGACCTGCACGAAGTTCGAGAGCGGCGTGGGGTTCTCGAACGGGTGCGCCGAGTTGACGTTGAAGAAGCCGCCGCCGTTGGTGCCCAGTTGCTTGATGGCGATCTGCGACGCGGCAGGCCCGAGCGCGATCAGCTGATCCAACACCGCCTTGCCGTCGGCGTCTTTCGTGCCCTCCACGAGGCTCGCACTCACGGAAGGCCCAAACGTCTGCACGACGCCCTGCGACACGAGCACGAGCGCCACCACGACCGAGAGCGGCAAGAGCACGTAGAGCGTCGAGCGCGTGAGATCGACCCAGAAGCTCCCGAGCGTGGCAGCGCCGGTGCGTGTGAAGCCGCGGACGAGCGCCACGAGGACGGCCATGCCCGTCGCCGCCGACACGAAGTTCTGGACCGTGAGCCCGACCATCTGGGTCAGGTAGCTCATGGTCGACTCGCCGCCGTAGCCCTGCCAGTTGGTGTTGGAGGCGAAGCTGACGGCCGTGTTGAACGACGAGTCGGGCGAGACCGCGGCGAGGCCTTGCGGGTTCAGCGGCAGCGCGCCTTGCAGGCGCTGGAGCGCGTAGACGGCGAGAAGCCCGGCCACGTTGAAGAGGAGGACCGAGAGCACGTAGCTGCGGAGGGTCATCTCCTCCTTCGCGTTGACGCCCACGACGCGATAGATCGCGCGTTCGACGGGTCCGAGGACGCGCTGGCTTAGAAGCGCCTTCTCCTCGTAGACGCGGGCCATGAAGGACCCGAGCGGGAACGCCAGCGCGCCGAGGACGACGACGTAGAGCGCGAGCTGCACGAGCGCGTTCACGAGAAGTCCTCCGGCTTGAGCATGGCGTAGACGAGGTAGACGAAGAGCGCCGACGACAGAACGGCGCCCACGAGGTAGAGCGGGCTCATAGGCTTAGGGCCACCTTCCACGGCGACGTCACGCGCGCTCGCAGATGCGGAAGAGCGCGAGCGTCGCGACGACCAGTGCGGCAATCAGACCGAGATGAAGCGCGTCGAGCATGGCGAATCCTCACTCGCCATGACTCTAGTGAGCCGCGCGTCAGGGATTCGTTAAGACAGACGTCAGAACCACGCGGTGGCGCCGAGGAGCAGCGTCGTCTGCGTTCGCGCGTTGGCCACGTAGGGCGCTCCGGCGACGCCTGCGCCGGCGACGTCGCCCGCGAAGTAGAGCGGCTCGTCGGCCACGTCGTGGCGGCCCTCGAGGCGCACCGACAGGTTCTCGTGCGGCCGGACGTCGAGCGTCACCGTCGCCGAGCTCACCCACTCGACGCCGCCCCAAAAGAGCGGGGAGCTGGCGCGCCCCGAACCGTCGGTGCCGAGGTGCTCGTGGAACCGATCGCCGCGAAGCGTCACGAAGAACTTTTCGACGGGACGCACGCGGCCGTAGAGCGCACCGGCGATCCAGCGAGCGGGGCCCATGCGCGTCGTCTCCCAGCCGTAGTCGCCCTGGGCTGCGACGGAGAGCCAATCGGTCGCATCGACCTGCGCTGTGGCGTCGAGGTGGTGGCGCCAACGCGGACCTTCCGGCGAGCCGGTCGGGCGTTCGATGCCGCCGAAGTAGAGCGCCTGCAAGGCGAGCTTGCTCTCGATCTTGTAGACCAACGTCGCCTGCACGCTCTTCTCTTCGTTGTTGTCGACGACAGAGTTCCAACCGTTGAAGATCCCGACGATGGCCGAGAGCTCCTTCGTGAGCTCCTGCGTGGCGCGGAGGCCCGTGTGGTAATAGGGGAACCCGTAGAAGAGGTTCGAGCGCGACCAATTCCAGTTGTCCTTCACCGACAACACCTCGTAGCCAACGGGCGACGCGCTGAGTCCGAGTTGCAGCAGCAGCCCTCGACCGACGGGCGCCTTGTACGTGACGTAGGCCTCCTGAAGGTACTTCCAGAGTTCGCCGTTCGAGGCGTTCGCCCCCGATGCGCCGGGCAGCGTGGGCTCGCCGAGGTAGATGGTGCTGGGCATGCTGCCCACTTGAAGGGCGAGCTTGGCCCCGAAGGGGCCACCTTCGGCGGTCGCCCCGAGCACCACGTTCGTGAACGAGAACGTGTTGTGCCGGTTGTCGAAGCCGCGGGCGTTGGTGATGCCGTTGGAGGGCCTGTTGAGGTTGTACGCGTAGTAGGCCTCGACGTAGCCGAGCGGCGTGATCTTGACGGGCGCTAGCTTCTCGGGCTCCGGGGCCGGCCTTTCCGCCGCGGGCGCCGGTGCCGGCTTCGCGACTGGCGGAGGCGGAGCCGACGGAGAGCTCTCCGGGACCGGCGCGGCTTCGGCGAGCGGCGTGAGCGTCGACGACGCCGGCGCTTCTTGAGCAAGCGCCCCCCACGGTGCCCAAGCGGAGCAGGCCACGATGAGCGCCGCGCCACGGCGCCGCGCCAAGGCTGCGTTTCGCTTCATGGGAACGGTCATGCGCATGCGGCTATCTATCAGCATCGGGTCCTCTCGGTGGGCGAAGAAACAGGTACGCGCTCATGGCGCAGAGGAGCAGCCCGAGGGTGAGGACAGCCCGGCCCCCAACCCACGCGCCGCCCAGCACGATGGCTGCGCCGGCTCCGGCAAGGGCCCGCGCGTGGAGGGTGTCGACGTCCCGACGCCTCCGACTCATGGGTCGATCCATCCGTCTCGTCCCGCCATGCGCCCATTGTGGCGCGTGGGAGATCAAGGAGTCGTCAAGGCGAACGGGCGGGGCGTCACTCGTCGGTGCGCAAGCGGTAGCCAACACCGGGCTCGGTGAGGAGCCGCCGCGGCTCGGCGGGCTCGGCCTCGAGCTTGTGGCGCAGTTGCACCATGTAGACCCGCAGGTAGTGCGTCTGGGTCGCGTAAGCCGGACCCCACACCTCCTTCAAGAGCTGCCGATGCGTCAGCACCTTGCCGGCGTTCTTCATCAGGTACGCGAGGAGCTTGTACTCGTTGGGCGTGAGGTGCACCTCACGCTCACCGGCAAAGACCTGACGCTTGTCGAGGTCGACGCGCCAATCGCCGACGGCGAGCACCGGTTCGGTGCGTCCTTCGCGGACTCGCTGCGAGTGACGCAGCGCGACGCGCATCCGCGCCAAGAGCTCGCTCGTCCCAAACGGCTTCGTCAGGTAGTCGTCGGCGCCGACGTCGAGGGCGCGGACCTTGTCTTCCTCTTGGCCGCGCGCGCTGATGATGATGATGGGGCGCGTCGACCACTCGCGGAGAGCCTTCGTCACGTCCATCCCGTCCATGTCCGGCAAGCCGAGATCGAGGAGCACGACATCGGGGTTGTGCGTGCGCGCCAGCGCGAGCGCCTCCGCGCCCGTCGCCGCGAGCACGACGCGGTACCCTTCCGTCGACAGCGAGGTTCGGAGGAACTTCGCCATCGACGGCTCATCTTCGACCACGAGCACCACGAGGGAAACGTCGGTCATGGCTCAGCCTCCACGGTGGGCGGCTCGCCTACGATCGGAACCGTGAAGGCGAACTCGGCGCCGCCGCCGGCGCGGTTCTTCGCCCAGATGCGGCCGCCGTGCGCCTCCACGATGCCCCTCGCGATGGTCAGACCGAGACCGACGCCCCCGCCGGCCGCGCGAACCCCTGGACCTGTCTCCGCCCGGTAGAACTTCTCGAAGACCTTCGCCTCGTCGCCGGGCGCGAGCCCCTTGCCGCGGTCGGCGACCACGATCTCCACCTCGCCGCGTTCGCCCGCGTTCGGGTTGAACGTCGCGTGAATTTCGACGGCGCTGTCGTCGGGCGTGTACTTCGCCACGTTCTCGAGGAGGTTCACCAGGAGTTGCTGCATGAGCAGCGAATCGTAAGGCACGAGCGGCAGATCGGCCGCGAGGTCCGTGGAAACGCTGCGGCGCCCAAGCAGCGCTCGCGTGCGTCCCAGCGCCGCGCCCACGGCTTCCTCGAGCGGTTGCCACTCGCGCGTGATCCGCACCTCACCCGCCTCGAGGCGCGTCATGTCGAGGAGGTTCCGCACGAGGCGGTGGAGGCGCGCGGCCTCGAGGAGGATCGACTCGGTCAGCTCGCGGCGCGTGGCTGGCGCGAGGCGCTCGTCGAGGAGCGTACTGGCGGTCCCGGTGATGACCGCGAGCGGTGTGCGCAAGTCGTGCGACACCGAGGACAGGAGCGCGTTGCGGAGCTGCTCGGCCAGCACTTCGCGGCGCGCCGCGGCCGCTTCCTCGGCGAGCGTCGTCCGCGCCAGCGCCGCCGCAATTTGCACCAAGAACGCGTCAAGGTGTGGCCGTTCATCGACGCCTATCCGGGCCGCATCGTCGGCGACGAGGACGCCGAGCACGGCGAGGCGCTTCGTCGGCGACTCGAGGCTCACGTAGAGGCCTCGGGACGAAGGCAGCGTGTCGGTCGTGTTTCCTGCGGCTCCGCCGTTCTTCCACACCCACTCGGCGACGGCCTGCTCTCGCTCGTCGGGCTCGTAGCCGGCGGCCCCAAGCGCGACCGCCACGAGCGGCGCACCCGCGTCCCGGCTCTTGCCTTGCCAAGCGGCGACGCGCACGCCGAAGACGTCGACGATGTGCTCCGCGCCCAGCGCGAGCGCCTCGGCCGGCGCCTTGGCCGCGGCGAGCTTGCGCGTGAGCGCGTACAGGCTCGCGGTCCGAAGCTCGCGCTCTCTCGCCGCGTCGGCCTGGCCTCGCACGCGCGCCGTCAGGCCGCTGGTGACCGCGGCGACGACAAACATGACGGCGAAGGTCACCACGTGGCGCAGATCCGCGACGGCAAACGTGAGGTACGGGGGCACGAAGAAGAAGTCGAGCGCGAGGACCGCCGCGACGGCCGCCGTGAGCGACGGCCCGAGGCCCCACCGAAGCGCAACGAGCACGACGCCGAGGAGGTAGACCATGGCCACATCGGCGAGCTGAGTTTTGCCGAACGTCGCGTCCGAGACCAACGTCGCGAGGACCACGACGAGGACCGACGCACCGTACGCCGAGGGCGACGCGCCGCGACGCTTCGGCCGGCGCTCCCCTGCCCGCGGCCGCCCGTCGAGCGGCTCGCCCGACAAGACGTGCACATCGATGTCGCCGGAGAGACGCACGAGCTCATCGAGGAACGGCGCCCTAAGCCGGTCGCGCCAGCGAGCGTGCGTGGGCTTGCCCACGAGGATCCGTGTCACGTTGCGCGTCCGTGCGAAGCGGACGATCGCCTCGGGGCCACGCTCCGCCGCGAGCGTCACCGGCTCGCCGCCGAGGGCCCGCGCGAGGTCCAGGTGATGCGCGAGGCGCGCCTTGTCGCTCGCGGTCATCCCGAGCGCGGCGGGCGTCTCCACGTAGGCCGCGATCCAGTCGCAGTGCAGCCCCGCCGCGAGGCGGCGTGCGCTTCGAATGAGGCGCTCCGAGGCGGGGCTCGCCGACACGCTGACGAGCAGCCGCTCGCCGACGGGCCAAGTCCGGTCGATCCCTTGAGCATCGCGATAGCGACGCATTTCGGCGTCGACGCGCTGCGCGGTGACGCGAAGGGCGAGCTCGCGGAGCGCGATGAGGTTGCCGGGACGGAAGAAGTTCTCTCCTGCGTGAGCCGCCTGCGCGGGCGCGTAGACCTTCCCTTGGTGGAGCCGGTCCAAGAGCTCATCGATGGGCAAGTCGAGGATGCGAACGTCGTCGGCGGCCTCGAAGATGCGGTCCGGCACGCTCTCTTTGACGACGACGCCAGTCACTTGGGTCACGACGTCGCGCAGGCTCTCCAGGTGCTGCACGTTCAGCGTCGTGAAGACGTCGATGCCCGCGACGAGCAGCTCTTCGACGTCCTGCCATCGCTTCTTGTGGCGCGAGCCTTCGGCGTTGGTGTGCGCGAGCTCGTCGACGAGGAGCAGCGCGGGCTTCCGCGCGAGGGCGGCGTCGAGATCGAACTCCTCGAGCTCGATGCCGCGATGCGTGATCTGGCGGCGTGGCAAGAGCTCGTGACCCAAAACGAGCGCGCCCGTGTCGTAGCGTCCGTGCGTCTCGACGAGGCCGATGGCCACGTCGCGGCCGGCCTCGCGCTCGAGGCGCGCCGCCTCCAGCATCGCGTAGGTCTTCCCAACGCCCGGTGACGCCCCGAAGAAGATCGTCAGCTTGCCGCGGCTCTCCCTCGCCAGATCCGCCTTGACCCTCGCGAGGAGCGCTTCCGGATCGGGCCTGTCGTCGTCGGTCACGGCTCAGATCTAGCTGAGGCACGCTCGGAGCGCGGGCTCCGTGGCCTGGGCCGGTTCATCTTTGTGAAATCTTGATGTCGCTACCGCGGGGTGGGCCGGGGCGGGCCGGTCTTTGCGCGGGCCCCCGCCCCCGCTGCGGGCGCGCGGCTGGTCGGTCCCATGGCCTCGACCATCTCGGCGAGGGTGCGAAACCGCACGTGCGGATCGCGCGCGCACGCCTTGGCAAACCATGCGTCGAACTCCGGCGGCAAGCCCGAGTGCAACTGCGAGGGAACGGGCAGAGCCTCCAGGCACACGCGCGCGAAAATCTGCGCCAAGGTGTCCCCGTTGAAAGGGCGCGCCGCAGTCGCTGCCGTGAAGATGGTCGCGCCGAGGGCCCAGAGATCGAGCGCCTTGTTGGGCGTGACGTCACCTCGCAGGCATTCAGGGCTCGTCGTCGCCGCGTTGCCCGTCGTGACGGCGCCGCTGGCGTTGGGAGAGAGCGCGCGCTGCACGAAGCCAAAGTCGACGAGCTTTGCGACGAACCCCGCGCTGTGATCCGCGGCGGGCAAGAGCACGACGTTCTCGGGCTTCACGTTGCCGTGCACGAGCCCCGCGCCATGCACCTCTCCGAGCGCGTCGACCAATTGATGAACGAGCGCTCCCGTCTCCGCCATCGTGAGCGGGCCCCGGCGCGCGACGCGATCGGCGAGGGTCTCGCCCGCGAGGTATTCCATCGCCAAGTAAGGGAGGCCCTCGTGGCTGCCGTGCCCATAGATGCGCGCCACGTGCGAACTTCGGAGCTGCGCGGCGGCCCGCGCGTCGGCCTCGAAGGATGAATAGTCGGCGAGCTCAGCGGCGTCGGCCTTCATGAAGCGGATGGCGACGTTGATGCCGAGCGACAGATGCAGCGCGAGCCATACGGTGGAGCGCGGGCCTTCGGCGATCAGTCGTTCGAGCCGGTAGCGCCCACCCAGCGTGATCGTGGGCTCCGATGCGCGGGGTCCGCGCAACTCGGGCGAGGCCATCGGCGACCCCATGGGCGGAGGGATGCTCGACGGCGTGACGCTGCCGGGCGGGAGGCTCGCCATGCGCGGCCTCGGCCGCCCTTCGCGAAAGGCGAGTCCCCGCGCGATCCGAAAGCGGAGCTCGCGACCGATCACGGGCTTGACGAGCACGTCGTCGATGCCGGCCTCGCGGCCTTCGATGAGGTCGCCGGTCGCCTTCGACTCCACGAGGGCGATGACGTAGACGTTGGCACCCTGCGGCGTCGAGCGGAGCATGCGGCAGACCTCGAGGCCCGAGAGGCCCGGCGTGTCCCAGCCGATGAGGAGCACGGGGGGCGGGTCGTCTCGGTCAAGGGCGCGCCAGGCGTCCACGCCGGAGCTCATCACGACGGGTTCGAAGCCCCAGCCCAAGAGGTGCTCAGCGACCGTTTTGGTCGCGGCGGTGTCGTGGTCACAAACCAAGATGCGCATAGTGGGGGGGCCTGCTCGTCCGACCTGTCGCACGCACAAGAGGTCGCGTTTGGCTCTAGCGGGACTTTTGCGCCACGCCACTGGAATCGTTCACCGCCAGCATGGCCGTCTCCCCGCAGCGACGCGTGGATCGCGCGGTGCCGTGGCGGCGCCAGACGTCGGGCCAAATGCCCTCCCTTTGGTGCGCCAGTTCGCCCCGCGAGACGGGCTCAAATGTTGCTGCTCAAATGTCGATGCTTCCCTCCATCGCTGGTTTCCGCTCCCTGGACGTCGATGCGCTGGGTGGCGTCGCAGGCGGCCGCGCGCTCGAGTCCATCCGGCCCGTGCGGTCGTTTGGCTTTCAGGCCGCCGAGACTCCGTCGTTGCCCGACGCGCAAAGCGAGCTTTTCGCGCCCTTCGACCCGGCCCCCGCGATCGCGCCCGCGGGTCTCACGCCGGCGTTGCCCGAAGCCCGCACCGATCTCGCCTTGCCGGAGGCACGGAGTGACTTGCCACCGGAGCTGCCGGAGGCTCAAAGCGATCTCCCGCCGCCGGCGTTCGACCCGAACAACGAAGCGCCGGTCCCGAACGACACGCCGCGCCAAGCGCCGCCACGCGAGGCCGCGCCGGCTGCGCCCCCTGACGACAGCGCGCAGTACGGCGGCGGCGAGTACGGCCCAAACTACGGAGGCTCGAGCCACTACTCGCGCGGCGAGTACGGGCCTGGCGGCTGCGAGCCCTACGGCAACAGCTACAGCGGCGGGTACGACGGTGGCGGCTACCAAGGCGGTGGCTACGGCGGTGGCTACGACGGCGGGTCTTCCTACGGTGGGTACGAAGGCGGCGGCGGCGAGAGCGGCGGCTGCTACTGAGACCTTGCCGCGCCGAGCGCTCCTTGCCACGCTCGCGCCGTGAGCGCGGAGAACGACGACGACACGAACGGCACGGGCAGCGCGAACGCGAGCGCGACGGACGCTGCGCCGAACCCTGGTACGGACCCCGCCAAGGCGCCGAACGAAGATCGCGATGCGATCCTCGAGCGTCGTCGACGCATGGTCACGACAGCCCTCGCGGGCTTCGCGGGGGCGACCTTGCTCGCGTGCGGCAAGGCGCTCGCTGACCCCGACGCTGGCGTGAGCCCGCAGCCTTGCCTGAGTAAACCGGTCCAGCTCGACGCCGAGGCTGTGCCGTCGCCGTGCCTTAGTTTCATACGCGTGCTCGACGCCGGCGACGGTGGGCGGCCGGCAAAAGATGCGAGCGCGGCGCCCCAGCCTTGCCTCAAGCTCGCGCCGAAGCGCGACTGACGTACGTCTGACGGGCCTCGTCCGACAAATCGCGTCCGCGCACCGCCGCTACGGGAGACGAGGGCGAGCTTGCCGCCCCTGCGAAGAGCTGCGACTCTCGCGCTGTGACCGACGACGCGAAGAAGCCTCCCGCAAGCACCGCGGCCCCGATACCCGCGACACCAACCGCGGCCGACGAACAGGACCGCGCAGCGATCTTGGAGCGACGCACCCGCTTCGTGGCGGCGGCGCTCGCGGGGCTTGCCGGCGCGTCGCTCGTGGCGGCGTGCGGCGAGACCTCCGCGCCGTCCAACCCTGACGCCGGCGACGGCGTCATCGCAGCGCAGCCACAGCCGTGCCTGAGCAAGAGGGCCGACCCGGAAGACGGCGCCGCTGGCGATGCCGCGAACGACGCGGTGAACGACGCGAAGCCGCAACCGTGCCTCGACATCGCCTTCGACGCCGGTTCACTCGACGCAACGCCGCAGCCGTGCCTCTCCCCGCCTCCGCCCGATAGCGGGGGCGGGGGCGATAGCGGCGGCGACTGACGTGATTCGCTCCGCGACGGTCTACGAGGAGCTCGCCTTCTTCGCGCTCTCTCGCGTCCCCATTCCGAAGCAAGCATCGCTGCCCGCGCGATCGGCGGCGTTCGTGGGGGCGCGCTCGGGCGCCGCTTCGGAGGAGACGGCCCGTCCCTTCGACGAAGATCGGCCTGCGCTCCTCGCGCTCGCGCAGAACGGCGTCCTCACGGCGCAACACCTGCCGCGACTGTTCCCGGACGTGGAAGCTTTCCTTGCGACGGCTAAGAAGTCCGTGCGCGAGCTTTCGACCGACGACGGCGCCGACGCGGACTGTTTGCTCGCGCTCCAGAGCGGCGACGCGAGGCTCGCGGATCTCTTGCTCTGCGACATGGCGCTGGCCGCATCGAGCTTCGAGGCCACGGAGGGAGCCGAGGCGGAAGCCCGCACGACAGCGGCGCTCCCGGCCATGAAGGCGAACGTGCGCGCCCTCGCCGCCATCGCGCCTCACGTGGGCTCCCTCGACATCGTCGTCACGGCCGAGTTGGCGCGAGCCGGGCGCGGCTTTCTGAAGCGCCCGAGGCCGCTGGCGTACGTGGGCCTCGCGGCTGGCGATGAGGGGGCTGCCGCCATGCACGCGGCGCTCGTCGCGCTGCACGAGCTCGCGGTCATGCACGGGCCGGCCGATCACAGCGTGGCGGAGCGCGCAGCCATCGACGCGTGCGCGATGCTTGTTCAGGAGACGGCGTTCAGGGACGCGTTCGCCGAGCGGATCGCATCGCTGGATTTGTCGGCCATTGCGACGCGGGAAGCGGCGGAGGATGCGACGCGGGCGGTGCTGGCGAGGCTGATGAGGGCGTAGACCGGTTGGGGCGGCCGGGCGACCCCGAACATTACTGGACGGAGTCCACGCAGTGGACGGAGTCCAGTCATGTCGACGGGTCCGAAGGACCCTAGTCACCACGACCCGGAGCGGGCCCGCGAACGAATCCCTGCGACCTCGCCGCGCGGCACGGCTCCTTCGGGCAACGGACGCCCGCGGGTGCTCCCGAAAGGACGCCATGCGCACGAGATTCTCCCGTTCCCCTCACCGCTCGCTCTTCGCGATGCCGCTCGTCGCTACCCTTGCGCTCGTGGCGTGCGGCGGCGCGGGCGAGCTCGACGACGAAGGCACGTCGGCCGACGCGGTCAAGAAGCGCATCAAGCCGCAGGGGACTGAGGGCGTCGTCCGCATCACGAAGCCCTCGTGGGCGACGGCCGCGTTCGACCAGGGGCTCTTCTTTGGCGGCAGCACCGTGAAGCTGGGCGACTCCCTCAGCAAGCCGCCGGACACGTATCGCCT contains the following coding sequences:
- the kdpB gene encoding potassium-transporting ATPase subunit KdpB — encoded protein: MASSASTASATSKAPRKLFDGPIVRRAVVDSFRKLDPRHQVRNPVMFVVLVGSVLTTALFVQAAVGTGEAPAGFILAVSLWLWFTVLFANFAEAMAEGRGKAQADALRGARKDTPAKKVTSPDLSADASSLAEDKDPRPRLTWETVSSAALRRGDVVLIEAGDDIPCDGEIAAGAASVNEAAITGESAPVIREAGGDRSAVVAGTRVLSDWIIVRASANPGDTFLDRMIAMVEGAKRRRTPNEIALSILLAALTIVFLLATVTLLPFSIFTVKAQGAGQPVTLTVLVALLVCLIPTTIGGLLSAIGIAGMDRMIQANVIATSGRAVEAAGDVDVLLLDKTGTITHGNRQATAFHPAPGVTVAALAEAAQLASLADETPEGRSVVALAREKHGLEERSLRALGGEFIPFTAQTRMSGVDVAGREVRKGASDAVLAYVTKLGGEFHEAVRAAVRDVAKKGATPLVVADGARVLGVIELKDIVKGGIKERFVELRRMGIKTVMITGDNPLTAAAIAAEAGVDDFLAQATPEAKLALIRQHQATGRLVAMTGDGTNDAPALAQADVAVAMSSGTQAAKEAGNMVDLDSNPTKLIEIVEIGKQMLMTRGALTTFSIANDIAKYFAIIPAAFAVTVPELGALNVMRLATPASAIMSAVIFNALIIVVLIPLALRGVAYRPETAETLLRRNLVVYGLGGVVVPFIGIKVVDVVLSVLRLT
- the kdpA gene encoding potassium-transporting ATPase subunit KdpA, producing MNALVQLALYVVVLGALAFPLGSFMARVYEEKALLSQRVLGPVERAIYRVVGVNAKEEMTLRSYVLSVLLFNVAGLLAVYALQRLQGALPLNPQGLAAVSPDSSFNTAVSFASNTNWQGYGGESTMSYLTQMVGLTVQNFVSAATGMAVLVALVRGFTRTGAATLGSFWVDLTRSTLYVLLPLSVVVALVLVSQGVVQTFGPSVSASLVEGTKDADGKAVLDQLIALGPAASQIAIKQLGTNGGGFFNVNSAHPFENPTPLSNFVQVLSILLVPAALCVTFGKMVGDRRQGLVILSAMFALFVPFLALCLWAEQGPNAALSAPSLGLSIDQAASALQAGGNMEGKELRFGVTGSALWATATTAASNGSVNSMHDSFTPLGGLAPMVLMQLGEVVFGGVGSGLYGMLVFAVVAVFVAGLMVGRTPEYLGKKIEPYEMKMASLVVLIPPVLVLLGAAVASVTEAGQKGVLNPGAHGFSEILYAASSAGNNNGSAFAGLSANTPFYNVVLGLLMFGARYWLIVPTLALAASLAKKKIVPTTSGTLPTHTWLFGALLVFTVLVVGALTFIPALALGPVAAHLKLGAH
- the kdpF gene encoding K(+)-transporting ATPase subunit F is translated as MSPLYLVGAVLSSALFVYLVYAMLKPEDFS
- a CDS encoding porin, translating into MKRNAALARRRGAALIVACSAWAPWGALAQEAPASSTLTPLAEAAPVPESSPSAPPPPVAKPAPAPAAERPAPEPEKLAPVKITPLGYVEAYYAYNLNRPSNGITNARGFDNRHNTFSFTNVVLGATAEGGPFGAKLALQVGSMPSTIYLGEPTLPGASGANASNGELWKYLQEAYVTYKAPVGRGLLLQLGLSASPVGYEVLSVKDNWNWSRSNLFYGFPYYHTGLRATQELTKELSAIVGIFNGWNSVVDNNEEKSVQATLVYKIESKLALQALYFGGIERPTGSPEGPRWRHHLDATAQVDATDWLSVAAQGDYGWETTRMGPARWIAGALYGRVRPVEKFFVTLRGDRFHEHLGTDGSGRASSPLFWGGVEWVSSATVTLDVRPHENLSVRLEGRHDVADEPLYFAGDVAGAGVAGAPYVANARTQTTLLLGATAWF
- a CDS encoding response regulator — its product is MTDVSLVVLVVEDEPSMAKFLRTSLSTEGYRVVLAATGAEALALARTHNPDVVLLDLGLPDMDGMDVTKALREWSTRPIIIISARGQEEDKVRALDVGADDYLTKPFGTSELLARMRVALRHSQRVREGRTEPVLAVGDWRVDLDKRQVFAGEREVHLTPNEYKLLAYLMKNAGKVLTHRQLLKEVWGPAYATQTHYLRVYMVQLRHKLEAEPAEPRRLLTEPGVGYRLRTDE